One Brassica napus cultivar Da-Ae chromosome A1, Da-Ae, whole genome shotgun sequence genomic region harbors:
- the LOC111200929 gene encoding uncharacterized protein LOC111200929 encodes MEQIDAGGSTTVAASTSEDSSLDPIARVRKLLFRQMLVGIKDGRFFLGSFHCIDKQGNIILQDTVEYRSIRRSSPSPTEQRCLGMILIPASCRTSCHVDCSIEEQLSLIQLKE; translated from the coding sequence ATGGAACAAATAGATGCAGGAGGAAGCACCACCGTCGCTGCGTCGACCTCTGAAGACTCGAGTTTAGATCCGATAGCACGAGTGAGGAAGCTCTTGTTCCGCCAGATGCTCGTTGGAATCAAAGACGGGAGATTCTTCCTTGGCAGTTTCCACTGCATTGACAAACAAGGAAACATCATTCTCCAAGACACCGTTGAGTATCGCAGCATCAGAAGATCCTCTCCTTCCCCTACTGAACAGCGTTGTCTTGGTATGATCCTCATCCCTGCCTCTTGCAGGACCTCTTGCCATGTTGATTGCTCTATCGAGGAACAGCTTTCATTGATTCAGCTCAAAGAGTAG